CCACTCCCAGCCCGGCGACGCCGACGAGAGCGGCGCCCTTCAGCACGGTACGGCGGGCGGCGGGCTGGCCGGACATGCGGTCTCCACTGGTTCAGAGGGGGGCAGAGTGCAGAGGGTCACCGGGGCGGCTGAGGCTCCGGAGGTACCGGTGGTACCCGCGGCTGTCAGAGCCATCGGTGACAGAACCGACGATACCGGCGGAGACCGGCGACTCGATGGCCGGGCCACCCAACACCGATCGTCCCTGGTCAGGGGGCGGGGACGGCAGGACAGCCGCCCCCGAGGGCTCATGGACAGGGACACACGGGCCCCACCCGGCGGGGGCGACGCGCGAACTCACCCAGCACCGGTGGCGGCGCAGCTCGCGCCGTACCGGCGGAAGCGGTGGCCGCCGAATTTCGGGGCCACCGCTTCGGCGCGGGCCGTCAGGCCTTGCGCGTGCGGGTCACCTTCTTCGCCGCAGCCGTCTTGGCGGGCTTGGCGGCCTGCCCCGCGCTCGTCCTGGCCGTGGCCGTCTTCCGGGCCGGGGCCGACTTCGCGGCGACCGCCTTCTTCGCGGCCGCCTTGCGCACCGGCTTGCGGGCCGCGGGCACCGAGGCCTCGCTCACGCGGTCCGGGTCCAGGATGCCCTGGAGGAACTTGCCGGTGTGGCTGGCCGGAACCCCGGCGACATGCTCCGGGGTGCCCTCGGCGATCACCAGACCGCCGCCGTTGCCGCCTTCGGGGCCCATGTCGATGACCCAGTCCGCGGTCTTGATCACATCGAGGTTGTGCTCGATGACAATCACCGAGTTCCCCTTGTCGACCAGCCCGGAGAGCACCTTGATGAGCTTGCTGATGTCCTCGAAGTGCAGACCGGTGGTCGGCTCGTCCAGGACGTAGACCGTGCGGCCGGTGGAGCGCTTCTGCAGCTCGCTCGCGAGCTTCACGCGCTGGGCCTCACCGCCGGAGAGCGTCGGCGCGGACTGGCCGAGCCTGACGTATCCGAGGCCCACCTCGTGGAGCGTACGAAGGTGGCGGGCGATCGTCGGGACGGCCTCGAAGAACTCCAGGCCCTCCTCGATCGGCATGTCCAGCACCTCGGCGATGGACTTGCCCTTGTAGTGGACCTCCAGGGTCTCCCGGTTGTAGCGCGCTCCGTGGCAGACCTCGCACGGGACGTACACGTCGGGCAGGAAGTTCATCTCGATCTTGATGGTGCCGTCACCGGAGCAGTTCTCGCAGCGGCCGCCCTTGACGTTGAAGGAGAAGCGCCCTGGCAGATAGCCGCGCACCTTCGCCTCCATCGTCTCCGCGAACAGCTTGCGGACGTGGTCGAAGACGCCGGTGTACGTGGCCGGGTTGGACCGGGGCGTACGGCCGATGGGCGACTGGTCGACGTGCACCACCTTGTCGACCTGGTCGTCCCCGTCGACCCGGGTGTGGCGGCCGGGGACCGACTTGGCGCCGTTCAGCTCGCGCGCCAGGTGGGTGTAGAGGATGTCGTTGACCAGCGTCGACTTTCCGGAGCCCGAGACGCCCGTGACGGCCGTGAGCACGCCGAGCGGGAAGGAGACGTCGATGTCCTGGAGGTTGTTCTCCCGGGCGCCGTGCACCGTGAGCCTGCGCGACGGGTCGACGGGGCGCCGGATGTCGGGCATCGCGATCGACTTCTTGCCGGTCAGATACTGGCCGGTGATCGAATCGCCGTTGTTCAGCAGCTCGTCGAGCGATCCGGAGTGGACCACCTTGCCGCCGTGCTCACCGGCGCCGGGGCCGATGTCGACGACCCAGTCGGCGACCTTGATGGTGTCCTCGTCGTGCTCGACGACGATGAGTGTGTTGCCCATGTCGCGGAGCCGGACCAGGGTCTCGATCAGCCGGTGGTTGTCCCGCTGGTGCAGACCGATGGACGGCTCGTCCAGCACGTACAGCACGCCGACCAGGCCGGAGCCGATCTGTGTGGCCAGCCGGATGCGCTGGGCCTCGCCGCCGGACAGGGTGCCTGCCGCGCGGTTCAGCGAGAGGTAGTCGAGGCCGACGTCGACCAGGAACTTCAGCCGCTCGTTGACCTCCTTCAGCACCCGTTCGGCGATCTTCTTGTCGCGGGCGTTCAGCTTCATCCGGCCGAGGAAATCGGCGCACTCGCTGATCGACATCGCGGCGACCTCCGCGATGGACTTCTCCATCACCGTGACCGCGAGGACGATCGGCTTGAGCCTGGTGCCCTTACAGGTCGGGCAGGGCACCTCACGCATATAGCCCTCGAAGCGCTCCCGGCTGGAGTCGCTCTCGGCCTCGGAATGCCGCCGCTTGACGAACTGCACCGCGCCCTCGAAGGCGGGGGTGGTGTAGGCGCGCTCGCGCCCGTAGCGGTTGCGGTAGCGGACCTCGGTCTGGATCTTGTGGCCGAAGAGCAGGGCCTTCTTGGCGCGCTGCGGCAGCCCGGCCCACGGGATGTCCGTACGGAATCCGAGGGCGTCGGCGAGCGCGCCGATCAGCCGGCCGAAGTACTCCTTGGTGTGGCCGTGCGACCAGGGGTGGATCGCGCCCTCGTCGAGCGACTTCTCCTCGTCGGGGACGATCAGCTCCGGGTCGACCTCCATCCGCGTACCGATGCCCGTGCAGTCGGGGCAGGCGCCGAAGGGCGAGTTGAAGGAGAAGGAGCGCGGCTCCAGCTCCTCGAAGGAGAGGTCGTCGTAGGGGCAGTAGAGGTGCTCGGAGTACATCCGCTCACGCTCGGGGTCGTCCTCGGGGAGGTCGACGAAGTCGAGCACGACCATGCCGCCGGAGAGCCCGAGCGCGGTCTCGACCGAGTCGGTCAGCCGGCGCTTGGCGCTGTCCTTCACCGTGAGCCGGTCGATGACCACCTCGATGGTGTGCTTCTCCTGCTTCTTCAGCTTGGGTGGCTCGGAGAGCTGGATGGTCTCGCCGTCGACCCGGGCCCTGCTGTAGCCCTTGGTCTGCAGATCGGCGAAGAGGTCGACGAACTCGCCCTTGCGCTCGCGCACCAGCGGCGAGAGCACCTGGAAGCGACTGCCCTCGGGAAGGCCGAGCACCTTGTCGACGACGGCCTGCGGCGACTGGCGCGAGATGGGCCGGCCGCACTCGGGGCAGTGCGGCTTGCCGATCCGGGCGAAGAGCAGGCGGAGGTAGTCGTAGACCTCGGTGATGGTGCCGACCGTCGAGCGCGGATTGCGCGAGGTCGACTTCTGGTCGATGGAGACGGCGGGCGAGAGGCCCTCGATGAAGTCGACGTCCGGCTTGTCC
This sequence is a window from Streptomyces sp. NBC_01217. Protein-coding genes within it:
- the uvrA gene encoding excinuclease ABC subunit UvrA; its protein translation is MADRLIVRGAREHNLKNVSLDLPRDSLIVFTGLSGSGKSSLAFDTIFAEGQRRYVESLSSYARQFLGQMDKPDVDFIEGLSPAVSIDQKSTSRNPRSTVGTITEVYDYLRLLFARIGKPHCPECGRPISRQSPQAVVDKVLGLPEGSRFQVLSPLVRERKGEFVDLFADLQTKGYSRARVDGETIQLSEPPKLKKQEKHTIEVVIDRLTVKDSAKRRLTDSVETALGLSGGMVVLDFVDLPEDDPERERMYSEHLYCPYDDLSFEELEPRSFSFNSPFGACPDCTGIGTRMEVDPELIVPDEEKSLDEGAIHPWSHGHTKEYFGRLIGALADALGFRTDIPWAGLPQRAKKALLFGHKIQTEVRYRNRYGRERAYTTPAFEGAVQFVKRRHSEAESDSSRERFEGYMREVPCPTCKGTRLKPIVLAVTVMEKSIAEVAAMSISECADFLGRMKLNARDKKIAERVLKEVNERLKFLVDVGLDYLSLNRAAGTLSGGEAQRIRLATQIGSGLVGVLYVLDEPSIGLHQRDNHRLIETLVRLRDMGNTLIVVEHDEDTIKVADWVVDIGPGAGEHGGKVVHSGSLDELLNNGDSITGQYLTGKKSIAMPDIRRPVDPSRRLTVHGARENNLQDIDVSFPLGVLTAVTGVSGSGKSTLVNDILYTHLARELNGAKSVPGRHTRVDGDDQVDKVVHVDQSPIGRTPRSNPATYTGVFDHVRKLFAETMEAKVRGYLPGRFSFNVKGGRCENCSGDGTIKIEMNFLPDVYVPCEVCHGARYNRETLEVHYKGKSIAEVLDMPIEEGLEFFEAVPTIARHLRTLHEVGLGYVRLGQSAPTLSGGEAQRVKLASELQKRSTGRTVYVLDEPTTGLHFEDISKLIKVLSGLVDKGNSVIVIEHNLDVIKTADWVIDMGPEGGNGGGLVIAEGTPEHVAGVPASHTGKFLQGILDPDRVSEASVPAARKPVRKAAAKKAVAAKSAPARKTATARTSAGQAAKPAKTAAAKKVTRTRKA